The following are encoded together in the Neomonachus schauinslandi chromosome 15, ASM220157v2, whole genome shotgun sequence genome:
- the LOC110593191 gene encoding rab-interacting lysosomal protein: MEPGKAVPGAHSSGPRVAAGSETAAELVYQLAGALGAELKELARRFGPEAAARLVPLVGRTLELLEKAAVGPDPDSLQVSAQQAEVELRRLREENERLRRELRSGPQEERALLRQLKEVTDRQRDELRAHSRDLLQRSQETEALQEQLQRLLLVNAELRHKLAAVQTQLRAARDRESERQLQRRGAVELARDQAGVAGYEQRQEPERATADAGAPGTPEDPAGAVQQPGRPSKAGQCSFSREELEQILQERNELKATVFLLKEELAYFQRELLTDHRVPGLLVEAMKVAVKKQRKKIKAKMLGIPEEAESSDDEDSSWLLLSSDKGAHPPPTESRIQSFFGLSYQGETEVPEAQTSSMAPSELAGEEEAAPQSSTPD; encoded by the exons ATGGAGCCCGGGAAGGCGGTGCCTGGGGCGCACAGCAGCGGGCCTCGGGTGGCCGCGGGGTCAGAGACGGCCGCGGAGCTCGTGTACCAACTAGCGGGGGCCCTGGGCGCGGAGCTGAAGGAGCTGGCGCGCCGCTTCGGGCCGGAGGCGGCGGCCAGGCTAGTGCCACTCGTGGGGCGGACGCTGGAGCTCCTGGAAAAGGCTGCCGTGGGGCCGGACCCAGACTCA CTCCAGGTGTCAGCGCAGCAGGCCGAGGTGGAGCTGCGGCGGCTGCGGGAGGAGAACGAGCGCCTCCGCAGAGAGCTGCGCTCTGGGCCACAGG AGGAGCGCGCTCTCCTGAGGCAGCTCAAGGAGGTGACCGACCGCCAGCGGGACGAGCTCCGCGCGCACAGCCGAGACCTGCTGCAGCGCAGCCAGGAGACCGAGGCG CTGCAGGAGCAGCTGCAGCGCCTCCTACTGGTGAATGCAGAGCTGCGGCACAAGCTGGCCGCGGTACAAACCCAGCTGCGCGCCGCGAGGGACCGCGAGAGCGAGCGCCAACTACAGCGCCGGGGGGCCGTGGAGCTGGCGCGGGACCAGGCCGGGGTGGCCGGGTACGAGCAGAGGCAGGAGCCCGAGCGGGCCACCGCCGACGCAGGAGCCCCGGGGACCCCTGAGGACCCG GCGGGTGCCGTGCAGCAGCCCGGGCGCCCCTCCAAGGCAGGACAGTGCAGCTTCAGTCGAGAGGAGCTGGAGCAGATCCTTCAGGAGCGGAATGAGCTCAAAGCCACCGTGTTCCTGCTGAAGGAGGAGTTGGCCTACTTCCAGCG GGAGCTGCTCACAGACCACCGGGTCCCTGGGCTTTTGGTTGAGGCCATGAAGGTGGCTGTCAAGAAGCAGCGGAAGAAGATCAAGGCCAAGATGCTAGGGATCCCAGAGGAAGCAGAAAGCAG tgacGATGAAGACAGCTCATGGCTCCTGCTCTCCAGTGATAAGGGAGCCCACCCTCCACCCACTGAGTCCAGAATACAGAGTTT CTTTGGCCTGTCCTATCAGGGTGAAACAGAAGTCCCTGAAGCCCAGACCAGCAGCATGGCTCCCAGTGAGCTAGCGGGAGAAGAGGA GGCAGCCCCACAGTCCTCAACTCCTGACTAG